Genomic segment of Panicum virgatum strain AP13 chromosome 9N, P.virgatum_v5, whole genome shotgun sequence:
CCGCGCTTTGCATCCCGCTGATGATTGCCAAGGGTGAACTGAAGAACAATAGCATTAAAAGAAGGCAGGTATTAACTGCAATCCTCCTCAACCTCGAAGATGTCTTGCTAAGACCTAGATGATTCCAGTAAATATCTGATGCTGGTGGTGCTCTCTCCACCTTCCATCGACTTCTCTCAAGCTGGAGCTCTATCACCGGGAAAAACCTGCCGATCGGAgtcttcttcctctccatctTGAAATCCCTTACAGCCTTGTTTGCGGTGTATACATCCTTAAAAACCACAAAAGCTACGCCAGCGCCTGGCGCACGTCCTTCTTTATAATCTGATAGCTTGCTTCCAAGCACAAGTTTCTTAGTCTGCAACTTCCTCAGCCAACGCTCTTCAGTAAAACCTAACCTCTCCACTGCCATCCCCCACACCTCTTTGCACTTCCTCACAAACCAATGCTCCTCTGATTGAGCTGCTTCATCGTGTGAAAAGTCATCAAACAAGTCACGGGCGCTCAACCTTGCCTCCAGCCAAGAGATCTTGTTGCGGACCTTCCCCAATTCCTGGACGAGATACTCCAACGTGCAGAGATCAAATGGCACGATAACACGGTAAACCTTGCCAGGGTACTTGTGCTCGAAGTAGTCCTTGAGCGGGGTCTTGTCTGCAGCCAGCGTCTTGGGAATGCCCTGGATCATTATGGTGAAGACGGCCACGGAGCTGGAATTGGGGTCACTGGGGTTGCCGTTGCCGTCGCGGAAGCGTGTGATGCGGAGCGCGTCCTCCATGCGAGAGATGCCGAGGTGGGCgatggcgacgacggcggcggtgaggaggaggtggagccaGAGGAGCGGTGACGACTTGGGGATGTGCGAGATGGTCGTGGCGGCGAACTGGTCGATGATGGCGGCGTCCCCCGCGAGGAGATTGAGCGGTAGGgccgccgcgacggccgcggcggcgacggcggcgaggatgaggaAGGAGGCGCGCTCGAAGAGGAGGAACTGGGCGGCGTCAGCGCCGCAGTGGAGCGCGATCTGCGGCGCGGTGGCGTGGTAGACGGCGAGGAGcttggcggcgagcgcggagggCCCCGGGATGCGGCGGTGATCGAAGCGGAGCTTGACGAGGAGGAACAGCAGGACGCAGGAGGCGGCCCCCAGGGCGGAGATGTTGATGAGGTACTGGATGCTGCCGTACCACGCCTCcgggtccccgccgccgccggcgtccggcGGATGCGCGGCCGGTCCCATCGGAGCGACGCCGGGGTGCGGCAAACCCTAGATTCCGGTGGAGCCGGTGTCCGACAGACAGCGAAATATTCCGTCGCCGATGAGATGCCTCGTCGCGGCTCGTGGTCCTGGTCGTGGAGGGTGCGTGCGGATCGGGTGGCGGATCCGGTCCGGGTGGCTAGATCACGGGAGGGGGGCGGTGAACGAGCCGTGTCGCCATGCGCGGCCGGCCCGTCGAGTTGCGTGACGCTGAAGGTGGGGACAAGAGGTGCAGAATTATTTCCtcgaaatttttttatatatagcaTATACCGCGGGAAGCAGAGGATTCCTCCTCACCTGGAAAACTTGCTCAAGGGTGATTTGGACGTAATTTCCATCCAGAACCGGTCAAATCAAATTTACTAGCCAACTCGTTCCAAATTGTATTTTAACttttaaatatataatttttactataaatctatatataatataagtacataacaaaaattataaatttaaaaaatcaaaacggaATAAATAGCTTAACCAAGTAAAAGATGAAATCAATTTTGCAGCACTATATGAGCTATTGTTGCATATACCATTCAAGTCACAATATTTATTTGTTATACTACAACATCAGAAGATTATTGTATTACCGGAGGACGAGAAAGAAACAGATGGTTGTAGAAGTACCTACAAAACTTCATGGAAGGTAGTTAGGACCTTAGTTTTGATTAGCTCCGGTCAAAGACAAATTATTAAATTAGTTTCGTTTAAGGTAATGATGGTTCCCCACAAATTTTTACCAGTAAATCTTGCTATATCACATAATTAATACGCGTGTGAAAACTGTAATGCTATATTTGTTTGAACTTCTAGACAGTTTTTTTTTCAGCATGAATAGATAGAAGCTCAAATAAATAACAAACTTCTCACGCAACTTCCAAAAGTTATAAGCTTAGAAAAGCTAAAAAATTCAATTTTCTAAACTTTTCGCATCTTTTTTTAAGACTAGAAAGTTAAAAGCAGCTTTTTAGAAAAACTTCAAAATTACCGTTTAAACAAATATGTCC
This window contains:
- the LOC120693287 gene encoding CSC1-like protein At4g35870 — translated: MGPAAHPPDAGGGGDPEAWYGSIQYLINISALGAASCVLLFLLVKLRFDHRRIPGPSALAAKLLAVYHATAPQIALHCGADAAQFLLFERASFLILAAVAAAAVAAALPLNLLAGDAAIIDQFAATTISHIPKSSPLLWLHLLLTAAVVAIAHLGISRMEDALRITRFRDGNGNPSDPNSSSVAVFTIMIQGIPKTLAADKTPLKDYFEHKYPGKVYRVIVPFDLCTLEYLVQELGKVRNKISWLEARLSARDLFDDFSHDEAAQSEEHWFVRKCKEVWGMAVERLGFTEERWLRKLQTKKLVLGSKLSDYKEGRAPGAGVAFVVFKDVYTANKAVRDFKMERKKTPIGRFFPVIELQLERSRWKVERAPPASDIYWNHLGLSKTSSRLRRIAVNTCLLLMLLFFSSPLAIISGMQSAARIINVEAMDHAKSWLAWLEGSSWFWTIIFQFLPNVLIFVSMYIIIPSVLSYFSKFECHLTVSGEQRAALLKMVCFFLVNLILLRALVESSLESWILSMGRCYLDGPDCKQIERYLSTSFLSRSSLSSLAFLITCTFLGISFDLLAPIPWIKHIMKKFRKNDMVQLVPEENEDYPMMQNGEETNNLTTPLVPEREDGGLLDNIEGHDLSMYPLNRSFHMPKQKFDFAQYYAFDITIFALTMIYSLFAPLVVPVGAAYFGYRYLVDKYNFLFVYRVRGFPAGNDGKLMDRVLCIMQFCVIFFLAAMLLFFAVQGDSMKLQAICTLGMLVFYKLLPSRSDRFQPSLLEGMQTVNSFVDGPTDYEVFSQPDLDWDLYQS